From a region of the Etheostoma cragini isolate CJK2018 chromosome 20, CSU_Ecrag_1.0, whole genome shotgun sequence genome:
- the LOC117935751 gene encoding tatD DNase domain containing 3-like isoform X1 produces the protein MHGYVDCHCHISAGDFDKDIDEVIENSKTAGLLAILAVAEHAGEFDKIIELSQRFPGFVFPCLGVHPVQEVSPDQQRGASLQDLDAALPIIEKYKDQLVAIGEVGLDFTPRYVSCESDKESQRQVLIRQAQIAKELDLPLNVHSRSAGRPTIHLLKEQGVEKALFHAFDGKPSVAMEGVKAGYFFSIPPSIIRSEQKQKLVKQLPLENICLETDSPALGPEKQVRNEPKNICISAEYISKIKGVSLQEVIEVTTQNALRLFPKLKSAIRP, from the exons ATGCATGGCTACGTTGACTGTCACTGTCATATCTCTGCGGGAGATTTTGACAAG GACATAGATGAGGTGATTGAGAATTCTAAAACG GCTGGATTGTTAGCAATCTTAGCCGTGGCCGAACATGCTGGGGAATTTGACAAGATTATTGAGTTGTCACAGAG GTTTCcaggttttgtttttccctgtCTTGGAGTCCACCCTGTTCAAGAAGTTTCCCCAGATCAACAGAGGGGGGCTTCTCTCCAG gaTTTAGATGCTGCTCTACCCATAATAGAGAAATACAAAGACCAACTTGTGGCCATTGGGGAG GTTGGGTTGGATTTCACACCCAGATATGTCAGCTGTGAGAGTGACAAAGAGAGCCAAAGGCAGGTCCTCATTCGTCAGGCACAGATAGCCAAGGAACTGGATCTCCCTCT aaatgttcatTCACGGTCTGCAGGAAGACCGACCATCCACCTTCTGAAGGAGCAAG GTGTCGAAAAAGCCCTGTTTCATGCTTTTGATGGGAAACCGTCTGTTGCCATGGAGGGAGTGAAGGCTGGATATTTCTTTTCTATCCCACCATCCATCATACGCAGTGAACAG AAGCAGAAACTTGTGAAACAGTTGCCATTAGAGAACATCTGTCTAGAAACTGATTCACCTGCTCTCGGTCCAGAAAAGCAg GTGAGAAATGAGCCCAAAAACATCTGTATCTCTGCTGAGTACATCAGTAAGATCAAAGGAGTGTCGCTGCAGGAGGTGATAGAGGTGACGACACAGAACGCGCTCCGACTCTTCCCAAAGCTAAAGTCTGCTATCAGACCCTGA
- the fuca2 gene encoding plasma alpha-L-fucosidase, which produces MGVLTISFLLSMLFIGTGRAKYEPNWKSIDSRPLPEWYDQAKFGIFIHWGVFSVPSFGSEWFWWYWQKQKLKPYVDFMQRNYPPDFKYQDFASQFTAEFFNAKEWTDIFASSGAKYIVLTTKHHEGFTLWGSKNSWNWNAVDLGPKRDLVDEVASALRANSDLRLGLYHSLFEWFNPLFEQDAANVFTTQYFPNSKTLPELYELIVKYKPEVLWSDGDGDAPDKYWNSTGFLAWLYNDSPVRDTVVTNDRWGSGSICTHGGYYTCADRYQPGHLLKHKWENCMTIDTKSWGYRRNAPLRDYLTIEQIVSTLVETVSCGGNLLMNIGPTHDGRIAPIFEERLRQVGQWLKINGESIYNTTAWRAQNDSVTPNVWYTFRPQEKSIFAILLEWPNNGSVILNEPVATQGKTQVVLLGHGSVQWEPVKPSGLRVLLPQLSFSQMPCQWAWTLRLAGAT; this is translated from the exons ATGGGAGTTTTAACCATTTCTTTCCTGTTATCGATGCTTTTCATCGGCACCGGCAGAGCCAAATACGAACCGAACTGGAAATCCATCGACTCCAGACCGCTGCCAGAGTGGTACGATCAGGCCAAGTTCGGCATCTTCATACACTGGGGGGTCTTCTCTGTTCCGAGCTTCGGCAGTGAGTGGTTCTG GTGGTACTGGCAGAAGCAGAAACTAAAGCCGTATGTTGACTTCATGCAGAGGAATTATCCTCCAGACTTCAAGTATCAAGACTTTGCATCGCAGTTCACTGCTGAGTTCTTTAATGCCAAAGAGTGGACGGACATCTTTGCCTCATCAGGGGCAAAGTACATCGTCTTAACCACAAAACACCATGAAG gttTCACACTATGGGGCTCAAAAAACTCCTGGAACTGGAATGCAGTGGATCTTGGACCAAAGAGAGATCTGGTAGATGAAGTTGCAAGTGCCCTCCGTGCTAACAGTGACCTGCGTTTAGGGCTGTATCACTCTCTCTTTGAGTGGTTTAATCCGCTCTTTGAACAGGACGCTGCCAATGTCTTCACTACTCAGTACTTTCCAAACAGTAAAACCCTGCCCGAGCTTTATGAGCTCATTGTCAAGTACAAACCAGAGGTACTTTGGTCTGATGGGGATGGAGATGCACCTGACAAATACTGGAATAGCACAGGTTTCTTAGCCTGGCTCTATAATGACAG TCCTGTGCGAGACACAGTGGTGACGAATGATCGCTGGGGCTCTGGCTCCATTTGCACCCACGGTGGATATTACACCTGTGCTGATCGCTACCAGCCAGGACACCTGCTCAAACACAAGTGGGAAAACTGCATGACCATCGACACAAAGTCCTGGGGTTACAGACGCAACGCTCCTCTCAGGGACTACCTCACCATAGAGCAGATTGTATCA ACATTGGTGGAGACTGTGTCCTGTGGGGGAAACCTGCTGATGAACATCGGCCCGACACACGATGGAAGGATCGCTCCCATCTTTGAGGAGCGGCTGAGGCAGGTGGGTCAGTGGCTGAAGATCAACGGGGAGTCCATCTACAACACAACAGCATGGCGGGCTCAGAACGACAGCGTCACTCCCAACGTCTG GTACACTTTCAGACCACAGGAAAAGAGCATCTTTGCCATTTTACTGGAGTGGCCCAATAATGGATCTGTGATTCTGAATGAACCTGTGGCTACACAAGGAAAGACTCAG GTGGTGCTACTCGGCCACGGGTCTGTGCAGTGGGAGCCTGTGAAGCCCAGCGGGCTGCGGGTTCTGCTGCCCCAGCTCTCCTTCAGCCAGATGCCATGCCAGTGGGCCTGGACACTGAGGCTGGCTGGGGCCACTTAG
- the LOC117935751 gene encoding tatD DNase domain containing 3-like isoform X2, which translates to MHGYVDCHCHISAGDFDKDIDEVIENSKTAGLLAILAVAEHAGEFDKIIELSQRFPGFVFPCLGVHPVQEVSPDQQRGASLQDLDAALPIIEKYKDQLVAIGEVGLDFTPRYVSCESDKESQRQVLIRQAQIAKELDLPLNVHSRSAGRPTIHLLKEQGVEKALFHAFDGKPSVAMEGVKAGYFFSIPPSIIRSEQQKLVKQLPLENICLETDSPALGPEKQVRNEPKNICISAEYISKIKGVSLQEVIEVTTQNALRLFPKLKSAIRP; encoded by the exons ATGCATGGCTACGTTGACTGTCACTGTCATATCTCTGCGGGAGATTTTGACAAG GACATAGATGAGGTGATTGAGAATTCTAAAACG GCTGGATTGTTAGCAATCTTAGCCGTGGCCGAACATGCTGGGGAATTTGACAAGATTATTGAGTTGTCACAGAG GTTTCcaggttttgtttttccctgtCTTGGAGTCCACCCTGTTCAAGAAGTTTCCCCAGATCAACAGAGGGGGGCTTCTCTCCAG gaTTTAGATGCTGCTCTACCCATAATAGAGAAATACAAAGACCAACTTGTGGCCATTGGGGAG GTTGGGTTGGATTTCACACCCAGATATGTCAGCTGTGAGAGTGACAAAGAGAGCCAAAGGCAGGTCCTCATTCGTCAGGCACAGATAGCCAAGGAACTGGATCTCCCTCT aaatgttcatTCACGGTCTGCAGGAAGACCGACCATCCACCTTCTGAAGGAGCAAG GTGTCGAAAAAGCCCTGTTTCATGCTTTTGATGGGAAACCGTCTGTTGCCATGGAGGGAGTGAAGGCTGGATATTTCTTTTCTATCCCACCATCCATCATACGCAGTGAACAG CAGAAACTTGTGAAACAGTTGCCATTAGAGAACATCTGTCTAGAAACTGATTCACCTGCTCTCGGTCCAGAAAAGCAg GTGAGAAATGAGCCCAAAAACATCTGTATCTCTGCTGAGTACATCAGTAAGATCAAAGGAGTGTCGCTGCAGGAGGTGATAGAGGTGACGACACAGAACGCGCTCCGACTCTTCCCAAAGCTAAAGTCTGCTATCAGACCCTGA
- the LOC117935751 gene encoding tatD DNase domain containing 3-like isoform X3 — protein MHGYVDCHCHISAGDFDKDIDEAGLLAILAVAEHAGEFDKIIELSQRFPGFVFPCLGVHPVQEVSPDQQRGASLQDLDAALPIIEKYKDQLVAIGEVGLDFTPRYVSCESDKESQRQVLIRQAQIAKELDLPLNVHSRSAGRPTIHLLKEQGVEKALFHAFDGKPSVAMEGVKAGYFFSIPPSIIRSEQKQKLVKQLPLENICLETDSPALGPEKQVRNEPKNICISAEYISKIKGVSLQEVIEVTTQNALRLFPKLKSAIRP, from the exons ATGCATGGCTACGTTGACTGTCACTGTCATATCTCTGCGGGAGATTTTGACAAG GACATAGATGAG GCTGGATTGTTAGCAATCTTAGCCGTGGCCGAACATGCTGGGGAATTTGACAAGATTATTGAGTTGTCACAGAG GTTTCcaggttttgtttttccctgtCTTGGAGTCCACCCTGTTCAAGAAGTTTCCCCAGATCAACAGAGGGGGGCTTCTCTCCAG gaTTTAGATGCTGCTCTACCCATAATAGAGAAATACAAAGACCAACTTGTGGCCATTGGGGAG GTTGGGTTGGATTTCACACCCAGATATGTCAGCTGTGAGAGTGACAAAGAGAGCCAAAGGCAGGTCCTCATTCGTCAGGCACAGATAGCCAAGGAACTGGATCTCCCTCT aaatgttcatTCACGGTCTGCAGGAAGACCGACCATCCACCTTCTGAAGGAGCAAG GTGTCGAAAAAGCCCTGTTTCATGCTTTTGATGGGAAACCGTCTGTTGCCATGGAGGGAGTGAAGGCTGGATATTTCTTTTCTATCCCACCATCCATCATACGCAGTGAACAG AAGCAGAAACTTGTGAAACAGTTGCCATTAGAGAACATCTGTCTAGAAACTGATTCACCTGCTCTCGGTCCAGAAAAGCAg GTGAGAAATGAGCCCAAAAACATCTGTATCTCTGCTGAGTACATCAGTAAGATCAAAGGAGTGTCGCTGCAGGAGGTGATAGAGGTGACGACACAGAACGCGCTCCGACTCTTCCCAAAGCTAAAGTCTGCTATCAGACCCTGA